The segment TAAGCATTGTCCCCGACTTAGGAACACCTTCTGATTCTTCAGTTGAAGTAAGTGTCCACGTAAAACCGTTTAAGGAACGAAGAGTTATTCAGTCTGATGGTGGGTTTGATAAAATTGAAATTAGTGATGGGTTGCTCCCCGTTCCGGGAATTGGAGGAAACTTGGAATGGCTAAACAGAAGTATTTTTGGATCAACCAATAGAATAAGTTCCAAAATATCTGCTGATCTTCCGATTGAAGAGCAATTCCATTACCCTCGACTTCGAGTGGATGCAAATCTTTCAAATCAATGGATTGGCTCGCTCAGAATTCCAACACGATTCAAAAGTTTTTTTCACATGTTTAAAAATTTCGCTGATCTTGAGGGGCCATTTATATTTCGATATGGAATGCAAATTACCACCATTCACAAATTTGGCGAACGGTCTTATATCAGCATGGGAGTTAAATGGGAGAAATTTGAAGAGCCGGAAGAACTAAAGGAAAATATCGAGCAAAAAAAGGTGGACATTCATTACAAACTGGATCAAACTAATAATCCTTTCTTCCCTTCTAAAGGATCCATTATTTCTATTAAGATTAATAGCACTGGTGGTTTTTTAGGTGGTAACAGGGAATTTTTAAAATTTGAACTCGATGCTAGAAAATATATAAATATTTTTGGAAAAACTATTTTGGCGCTTCGTGGAAATTATGGAATTCTGCAGGGATGGGATAATTCGGATGAACAATATGAAGAAATACTTTTTGATAAATTTTATTTAGGTGGGAGCACAAACTTAAGAGCATGGGACCCTTTGGAATTTTCAGTTGTAACAGATTCGTTGGGAAATTCAACCAATACTCCAAAAGGTGAAACATTTCGGTTTTTTATTAATTCAGAAATTCGATTTCCCATTTATGGATTGATTGGAGGTGTTATTTTTATGGATGGCGGAAAATTGGATGTCGCGGAAAAATGGAATTCCCTCGCAGATTTTCAATGGGATGGCGGGTTTGGCGCGACCTTAAAAACACCTTTAGGACCCGTGCGGTTGGAATATGCATCCCAATTAAAAGATCCATCCGAATGGCGCATTCATCTAGGAGTATTATATGCATTTTAATCGGAACCCGTTAACTTCCTTAATGTATAAAGTTCAATTCTCACTTGCGAGAGGATGATGGAACGAATAAATTCACAAACTTTTTTCGAGAGGACTATGAAAAACATACACATAATAATCGCAGTTAGCGGGCTACTTTTGGTGGGAATGAATTGTGGGAAACCATTAACAGCTGAGGCCTTGTTTACACAGGCAGAAACAAAACGAAACGTGAGCAATAATTCCGGTGCAATTGAAGATTTATCTAAATTATTGGAATTGTATCCAGATCATGATCTTGCGTCTAAAACCCAGTATTTCATTGGGGATATTTATATGAACAATATTAAAGATTTCGAGGCAGCAATTACGGCCTATAAAAAAGTTGTCGAATCTTATTCTGGAAGTGGCTTAGAAGCTAATGCCCAATTTATGGTTGGATTTATTTATGCCAATTATATTCAGAATCTTGATAGCGCCAAAAAAGAATATGATCAATTTTTGAATCAATTTCCAGATCATGATTTATATGATGATGTACAATTTGAACTGCAATATCTTGGCAAGGATATCAATCAGATTGATGCGTTAAAAAATATCGCATCCTAATAAAAGTTTCTCTTGAATGTCAGATTTTAGTTTATCAGAAATAAACGAAAAAATATCTGCCCGGTCTGGATTTGTAGATGAATTAAAAAAAGGTCTTGGACAGGTTATTGTTGGGCAAACTGAACTGGTTGAAAAAATAATCATTAGTTTGTTGGCAAATGGTCATATTTTATTGGAAGGCGTTCCGGGGTTAGCTAAAACTCTGATTGTAAAAACAATTTCGCAGCTGATTGATACTCAGTTTCAGCGCATTCAATTTACTCCAGATATGTTACCGGCAGACTTGCTGGGAACGCTCATTTTTAACCAGAAAACGAGCTCCTTTGAAATACGAAAAGGGCCTATTTTTTCTAATATCATATTGGCAGATGAAATCAATCGTGCACCTTCAAAAGTACAAAGTGCTTTATTAGAAGCCATGCAGGAAAGGCAAATTACCATTGGAGAAGAATCATTCATTCTCGATCAACCTTTTCTTGTTTTAGCAACACAAAATCCAATTGAACAAGAGGGGACTTACCCGCTTCCTGAAGCGCAAGTCGATCGGTTTATGCTGAAACTAAAGGTGGATTATCCTTCCAAAGAAGAGGAACGAATCATTTTACGTAAATCCGCTAAAACCCACGTTGTCGATTTAGTCAAACCTGTCATTAGTTCGGATGAAATATTGGATGCGCAATCTTTACTGAATGAAATTTATGTAGATGAAAAAGTTGAGGAATATGTTTTAAATCTCATTTTCGCAACACGGGATCCGGAAGGTTCCGGAATGGGTGACTTAGGTGGATTAATTGAATACGGTGCTTCCCCGCGTGCTACGATTAATCTGGTTCTTGGTGCCAAAGCAAGGGCATTCCTTCAACATCGCGGTTATATTACTCCTGAAGATGTGAGATATATTGCAATGGATGTTTTGCGCCATCGCATTATTCTTAACTTTGAAGCCGAAGCGGAAGAACTTACCCCTGAAGATATTATTCAACGTCTCTTGGAAACTGTCATTATTCCTTAATTCTCGGGCAACATGATACCCCGGGAAATCCTCAAAAAAGTTCGCCAAATTGAAATCCGAACCCGTGGTTTGGTGAATGATCTCTTCGGCGGAGAATATCATTCGGTATTTAAAGGAAGGGGAATGGCTTTCTCCGAAGTTCGAGAATATGTCCCCGGTGACGACATCAGGCTAATTGATTGGAATGTTACTGCCCGCACCGGCGCACCTTTTATTAAAATTTTTGAAGAGGAACGTGAACTTTCAGTAATTCTTATGGTGGATATGAGCGGGTCCGGTCAATTCGGTTCAAAATCTCGACTTAAAACTGAGCTTGCAGCAGAGTTGGCATCTGTTCTTGGTTTCTCCGCTATAAAAAATAATGATAAAGTCGGAGTTATTTTTTTCACCGATGATGTTGAAAAATACATTCCTCCCAAAAAAGGACGATCACATATATTACGTGTCATTCGAGAAATTCTCTATTTTAAACCAGAGAAAAAGGGGACATCTTTGCAAAATGCATTAGATTTTCTTCTCCACACGTCTCATCGGCGATCCGTTGTGTTTCTGATATCGGATTTTATGAATGAAGGATATTGGAAATCATTAAAGATAGCTAATAGAAAACATGATTTAATCGGAATTCAAATTCACGACCACGCCGAGGATAATATTCCAAACCTTGGAATGGTAAAAGTGAAAGATCCGGAGACGAGTGAAGTTTTTTGGATAGATACAAGTTCAACTTCGGATCGGCAAGCGATTAAAGAATTGCGTCAAAAATCTAAGGATGATTTTCTGAAAACATGTCGTAAGAATCGGTTCGATTTAATTCCGATTTCTACTCAGGATGATTATGTAGAACCGCTCATGAATTATTTCCGTTTAAGAGAAAAGCGGTTTTAAGGGATTCACAACTACAAATGGTTTTCTTCTATATAATTGCGATTTCTTTATTGCTGAATGGATGTTCAGAAACCGATCAAGAAAAAACCTTCCAGGCATTTGCAAAGCTGGATACAAATCGTGTCGGCATTGGAGATGTTTTCCATTATAAAGTTGTAGCATCTGCGCCGAAAAATAAGATGCTTCAATTTTCTGAAATTCGAAATAACGATCCCCTTGAAATTAGACATACATTGTTGAATGCTGATGGAACAAGATTAGACTCCATTGATTTTACATTGGTTTTGTGGGATACGGGATTTCACTATATACCGCCAATCGAAGTAAATCTTTTGAACAGTGATTCTACTTTGGCAAAGACGATGACAATGGATAGCCTTCAGGTTTTTGTTTTTTCTTCCATTGCAGAGGATTCTCTTTTTCGCGCAGCTGGTTCGATAAATTTAAAGCCGGCTAAAAATCCGGTTTCCATTGAAAAAGGTTTCCCCTTTCGGACTCTTTTGTTCGGAACAACATTCCTGATATTATTAGTTTTGATAATTGGTATATGGTTTCGTCGTGTTCCGGATCGTTTCCGTTTCTCGGAGCCATTGCTTGATATTCCGCCGCCGGACGAGTTAGCATTAAAAAAATTGACAGACCTTCGTAAACAGATCAAGCAAGACGGACGGACGGTAAAGGAATATTATACTTCATTGTCCCACATCATCCGAGAATATATTGAATTTAGTTTTTTTATTAAGACCCTAGAAATGACTACGGAGGATATTGTTAAGCATACTGACGATTTGCCCTTTGGATCTACGGGAAAGGGTGCGTGGAAGAATATACTTGAACGAGCGGATCTCGTGAAGTATGCAAAAGAAACCTCGGACGTTGAAACAATCCAATTGGATATTGATTCTACCCAAAAATTCATTAAAAACACGACAATATTTTGGAAGCGAATCGATACGAGTCTTCCGTAAATTTTAAATGAAAATTTCGTAAGTTTATTGTTTAATAATAGAAAGATATTATGGCAACCACATCAGAAATTAAAAAGGGTGCAGTTTTACTCCACAAGGGGAAGAGAATGAAAGTGATTGAATTCCTTCACGTAAAACCTGGAAAGGGTGGAGCATTTGTTCGTACGAAAATGAAAGATATCCAGACGGGAAAGATATTTGATGAAACGTTTAACGCCAGCGCAAAAATTGAATTGATTCGAGTAGATGCAAAAACGATGCAATATTTATATGCTGATGGTGAAGATTTTATCTTCATGGATAATCACACATATGAGCAACTTTTGGTTGCTGGTAATACTGTTGGCGAGGCAAAGCATTATCTCATTGCCGGTCAGGAAGCGGATCTATTGTTCGACGGGAGCGAAATTCTTGATATTCGCCTCCCTGCGCATGCAATTCTTGAGGTAACACACACGGAACCAGGCATCCGAGGAAATACGGCAACAGGCGCTACCAAACCGGCAACGCTTGAAACAGGTTATGAGGTTCAGGTGCCGTTATTTGTGGATGAAGGTGATAAATTAAAAGTTGACACGCGAACGGGTGCGTATGTTGAACGGGCGAAATTATAAACGATTTGTCGTAATTTGAGGAAATCAAATGTGGAAAGATAAAGTTAAAGAAATTATTTATATCCTTGAGAATAGTGATGTTGAAGAAATCGACATAACTTTTTGGGGGAAACGGATCCGCGTATCCAAATCGGGAGGATCTTACAAAATGTCGGGTCCCCCAGTTGAAAATGCCATTGAATTGTCGCCTGGTTTATCGGATAAACCACTGGTGCCACAATCGGAATCTCCGGCGGAATCTATAGATGGAGAGTCAATTTTATCGCCTATGCCCGGAACATTTTATCGCTCACCAACGCCGGAAGCGGACCCGTTTATTAATGAGGGCGATATTGTAAAAATGGGTCAGACTTTATGTATTATTGAAGCGATGAAAATCATGAATGAAATTGAAGCGGAGCAGGATGGTGTCATCCAAAAAATAACGGCACAAGATGGAAATCCCGTGGAGTTTAATCAACCTCTCTTCGTGATCAAGCCATCTTGATATTATCTAACATTTTCTGAACTGTCATGTTTAAAAAAATCCTGATAGCCAACCGCGGGGAAATCGCCTTGCGAATTATTCGTGCTTGTCACGAGTTGGGAATAAAAACAGTTGCAGTTTATTCTACAGCTGATGAATTATCTCTCCATGTCAAATTTGCGGATGAAGCTGTTTGTATTGGACCGCCTTCCAGCAAAGACAGTTACCTTAATATCCCTCGAATTATAGCAGCGGGAGAAATTACCAATGCGGATGCTATTCACCCGGGATATGGATTTCTTTCGGAAAATGCTGAATTTTCTCGTATCACTGAGGACAACGATTTTACATTTATCGGACCAACGCCTGAAACGATTTTAGCAATGGGAAATAAATCTCATGCAAAAGACACCATGAAAGCTGCCGGCATTCCCGTAATTCCAGGCAGTGACGGCATTATCAAAGACGTTTCGGAAGGAAAAAAACTTGCGAGTGAAATGGGTTACCCGGTTATGATAAAAGCATCATCCGGCGGTGGTGGGAAGGGAATGAGGTTTGTAGAAAATGAAGCAGCATTTGACAATGCATTTGATACTGCAAAGAATGAAGCATTGGTTTCTTTTGGAGACGGCGATGTTTATCTGGAAAAATTTCTTGTTAACCCAAGGCATATTGAAGTTCAAATATTAGCAGATTCCAATGGAAATGTTGTTCACTTGGGAGAAAGAGAATGTACGATTCAACGGCGTCATCAAAAATTGATTGAAGAATCTCCCTCAGTTGCAGTGGATACAGAAATGCGAGCAAAGATGGGCGCCTTGGCCGTTAAAGGTACAGAAGCCGTTAATTATGTTGGCGTTGGAACGATGGAATTTTTAATGGATAAAAATAAAGATTTTTATTTCATGGAAATGAACACTCGTATTCAAGTAGAGCATCCCGTGACGGAAATGGTAATGGGCGCCGACCTTATTAAACAACAAATTCGTATGCATTGGGGCGAACCTCTTCCGGAATATGTAAATGATCTACAAATTCGTGGACATGCTATCGAATGCAGGATTAATGCAGAAGACCCTGCCAAGAATTTTATTCCATCTCCGGCGACCATTTCTAGTTTTCATCTCCCGGGTGGTAAAGGAGTTCGTGTGGATACCCACGCATATGCTGGATATGAAATTCCGACTTATTATGATTCTATGATTGGCAAACTCATCGTGCATGCTTCTGATCGGGGAAAAGCCATTAACCGAATGCAAAGAGCCTTGGAAGAATGCATCATTGAAGGACCAAAAACCACGATTCCATTCCACCAAGCCATCATGAAAGATAAGCAATTTCAATCTGGCGAATTTGATACCGGATTTTTAGAAACATTTGAATACAATCCTCCAAACAATTAAAAGAAAATTTAATGACTATACCTAACGATTTAAAGTACACGAAAGATCACGAATGGGTTAAAATGCACGACGGATCTGTTACGGTTGGCATAACCGATTATGCACAAAAAGAATTAGGAGATATCGTTTTTGTCGAATTTCCGGAATTAAATGACCACATAACAAAAGACGAACCATTTGGAACCATCGAGGCTGTAAAAACGGTTGCAGATCTTTTCGCACCTTTATCCGGCGAAATTATCAACATAAATGATGAAATTGAGGATGCTCCTGATTTCGTAAATTCCGATCCTTATGGTGACGGTTGGTTGGTAAAAATAAAAATTCCGGACGAATCTGAATGGAACCTTCTTATGTCCGCATCAGATTACGAAAACTATTTAAAGAACGATTCTTAGGATATTTTAATGAACTCATCTGTTTTCAAAACCTTATTAAAAACTGCTGAAAAACGCGGCGCTTGCTACATTATCCTTCTTGATCCTGATAGGAAGAATGAACATACATTAGAAGCAAGATTGAAGGCGGCTCATGACGCTGGCGTAGATGCTATTTTTGTCGGTGGAAGTTTGATGATGGATGGTAAATATCATGAGCGGATCAAACGGATTAAAGAATCTTCAACCGTACCGGTCATTTTTTTCCCGGGCGGCGCAAATCAGTTGAATGAACATTTTGACGCCATCCTATTTACAGCAGTTTTATCCGGGAGGAATCCTCATTACTTGATTGGAGAGCAAGTGATTGCAGCGCCGATTGTTAAAGATCTTGGATTGGAAGTCATCCCGACAAGTTATTTACTGTTTGATGGAGGGGCACATTCTACCGTTGAATTTATGAGTGGCACCCAACCTTTACCGCTGCATCGTCCTGATATTGCGGTTGCACATGCTTTGGCATCAGAATATTTAGGCAAAAAATTAATTTATCTTGAAGCGGGTAGCGGAGCGCATGAATCTGTTCCGGATGAAACCATTAAACGCATATGCAGTCAGGTGTCTGTTCCAGTTATTGTTGGAGGTGGTATCAAAACGCCTGAAGATGCACGTCGAAAAGTTGAAGCAGGTGCAACCTTTATTGTTACCGGAACAGCTGTAGAAGAAAGTGATTCATCAGATTTGATGCAAGCTTTTTCAAATGCTGTTCATGTAAAGGAGTAAACAATGAACAAACGTGAAGAAATAATTCGGCAATTAGAAGCAAGTGCTCAGGTTAAACAAGAAATGGTTTCTCTTTGTGCGGATTCTATAGAAATGAGCGCCACTCTTTTAATTTCAGCCTTGAAAGACGGACATAAAGTGTTGTGGGTTGGAAATGGTGGTAGCGCCGGACAAGCACAGCATTTATCTACAGAACTTATTGGCGGTCTTAGAGATCACACGTGGAAAGGATCTCCATCCATTTCTCTTACAGTTGATTCTTCCTTTATTACAGCATGGGCAAATGATGTCGGATTTGACTCAGTATTTTCCCAGCAAGTTGGTGCTTTAGGTATGGCTGGAGATGTGTTGGTTGCCATTTCAACCAGTGGGAATTCTGTAAACGTGATTGAAGCCGTTAAAAAAGCACAAACCATCGGTATGAAAGTAATCGTGTTTACAGGGAATTCCGGCGGATTCTTAAAACCAATGGGAGACGTTGTTATTTCAATTCCAAGTGATGATTGTCAGCGTATTCAAGAGGGACATATTCTCGCGGGACACATCATGTGCGAACTCGTTGAGATGGAGTTCATACAATAAACGATTCGTGGAAACACATATCCAGGATTATATCACCATGATCCAGGTCGAAAAAAACCTGGCAATCAAAACAGTGGAAGCATACAAAAGAGATATTGGTCGGTATTTAAAGTTTCTTGAAGAGGAACAAAATGTTACTTCCATTTTGCGAGTAAAGGATGATGAAATTAGAGCATTTATAAGAGTTCTTTCCGATTTGAAACTTGCTCCATCAACGCTTCACCGAAATTTTTCTGCTATCCGCTCGTACCATTCTTTTCTTGTCGAGTCCGAACTAACCAAGCATAATCCTGCACAATTATTAGATCCCCCCCGAATGACCAAAAAACTTCCTGATGTTTTAACTGCAAATGAAATTGAATCCATCATCAATGCAGTGACGGAAGATTCGTCGTCGTATCTCCGTGATAAATCAATGTTAGAAATGCTTTATTCTACAGGGTTACGGGTGTCGGAATTATGCGAACTTGAATTGGTAGATATTCAGAATAACTACGGGGTTCTTCGTATAAAGGGAAAAGGAAACAAGGAACGTTTGGTTCCGATTGGAAGAAATGCCGTAGATATGCTTGAAGAATACCTAAAAAACCTGAGAAAAAAATTGGGTGAAAAAAAGTTGGATAAAGGAAAAATATTTTTAAGCCTAAATGGTCGCCCACTTACCCGTGCCGCTGTTTGGCAAATACTAAAAAAATGGACGGCCCAGGCGGGAATTACAAAGAATATAAGTCCCCACACATTCCGCCATTCGTTTGCGACGCATTTATTGGAAGGCGGTGCAGATCTTCGCGCCATTCAGGAAATGCTTGGACATGAGAGCATTACCACAACCGAATTATACACGCATTTGGACCGACAATATTTAGCTGAAGTTCATAAAAAATTCCATCCGAGGTGGTAAATGGGCATTGCTTCTCTAGATCCGTCTGTTCAAATTATTCTAATCCCTGTGATTTTATTTTCACTTTCATTTCACGAATTTTCACATGGTTGGGTAGCATTTCGGCTTGGTGATCCGACTGCGCAACAATATGGACGCTTAACTCTCAATCCAATTGCCCATTTGGATATGTTCGGAACTTTGGCGTTGTATTTCATGGGATTTGGTTGGGCAAAGCCTGTCCCGGTTGATGTGGGAAAGTTGAACAATCCCAGACGCGATGCCACGTGGGTTGCACTTGCCGGACCTGCTTCCAATTTTTTACTTGCACTAATCTGCGGTATTGGTTTTTCAGTTTTATTTAGAATGATGGCAAATGGAACAGAAGTACCAACAGTTGTCATGAAGGTTCTACAAGTTGGTCTATTCATCAATATATCCTTAGGCGTTTTCAATTTCCTTCCAATTCCACCTTTAGATGGATCACGAATATTAGAAGGTTTTATTCCAATTGAACATCGTCACATTGTGCACAAAATGGAACATTATGGACCGATGGTTTTAATTGGATTGATAGCATTTGGTTGGATGACGGGCTTCAGCGTCATTTGGGTGATTATGGGACCGATAATTGGACTTTTATCAAGTTTATTTACTGCGGGATTATTATAATGACCGGACATTTGTTTAGGAGAATTATTCCAAAACGGCATCAGACGTCCCGATCTCTATTATGGACTGTGATCGTTTTACTTGCTGTTCTATTTTTAATCATGTATCTGAACGGCGTCAGTTTAGGCAGGTAAAAATGAAACTGATTGAATGTGTACCCAATTTTAGCGAAGGGCGTGACCTTAATAAAATCAAAATTATTACCGATGCAATTATAAACGTAGCGGGTATTACAGTTTTAGATGTGGATCCGGGTGAAGATACAAATCGTACCGTTGTTACGATTGTCGGGGAACCGGAAGCTGTCGCCGAAGCTGCATTTATTGGAATTCAATCGGCAGCAAACGTGTTGGATATGAGGTCTCACACCGGTGCACATGCACGTATGGGCGCTACAGATGTATGCCCATTTATTCCTATTTCTGAGGTCACCATGGATGAATGTATTGAAGTTTCCAAACACGTTGGCGCTCGTGTTGGAAACGAGTTGGGTATTCCAATTTATTTATACGAGAAATCAGCCCAAAAAGTGGAACGAGGAAATTTAGCAACCGTCCGTCAGGGGGAATACGAAGGATTAGAAAAAAAGTTAAAAAATCCTGAATGGAAACCGGATTATGGTCCTGCAGACTTTAACCCAAAAACTGGGGCAACAGCAGTCGGTGCGCGGGAATTCCTGATTGCATACAATATCAATTTAAATACTAAGGATAAGAGACTTGCTACGGATATTGCATTTGAACTTCGTGAAAAAGGACGAAGCAAACGGTTTCCAAATCCTCTCTCAAAAAATTTATTGGATGGAGAAATCGTTCGAAAAGATAACGGGAAACCTGTAAAAATCCCCGGGATGTTTAAGAATGTAAAAGCTGTCGGGTGGATTATTGAATCGTATCACCGAGCTCAAATATCCATTAATTTTACCAATTATAAACAATCTCCTGTGCACGAAGTATTTGACGCTGCATGTACGTTAGCAAATGAAAGGGGACTTAGAGTAACGGGGAGTGAACTTGTTGGGCTTATTCCGATGGCTGCGGTAAAAGAAGCGGGGATCCATTATTTAAAAAAACAGGGGCATACACCGGGTGTTCCTGAATCAGAAATTATTGAAACGGCTATCCAGTCGTTGGGGTTGCACGATGTTGCACACTTTGATCCGGAAGAAAAAATAATTGAATATGCTATTCAAAATGAGGAGGCAAATCTCATGAATTCAACGATGAACGAATTTGTGGAGGAATTATCAACCAATAGCCCTGCGCCGGGTGGTGGTAGTGTCGCTGCTTTGGCAGGAAGTTTGGCCGCGGGACTCGCTGCAATGGTCTCAGCGCTTACCCATGAGAAAAAAGGATTCGAACTGACTAAAGATGAAATGGAATCCATTGGGCTTGAAGCGCAACATTTAAAAGATCGGTTCATTGCACTTGTGGATGAAGATACGTCAGCCTTTAATCAAATGATGGATGCCGGGCGACTGCCAAGCAAAACAGAAACAGAAAAATCTGATAAAAAATCAGCAATGGAAAAAGCCGCAAAAAACGGCGTCAATATCCCGATGGAAACGGCTGAATCAGCATTAAAAATTCTAGAAATGACCGCTGTACTTGTGGAAAAAGGAAACCCGAATTCGGTAAGCGATGCCGGAGTAGCAGCCGAAATGGCACACGGTGCAGTTCGAGGTGGAATTATGAATGTACGGATCAATCTTTCCGGTATTGGTGATCAGGAATTCGTGAAGGAAGCGATCGAAAAATCTGAAACACTTATACGCAAAGCAGATTCACTGCAAGATGAAATTTATTCAAAGACTATGAATACTATTCAATCATCCTAATCGACCTATGCAAATAAAGCCACTTTCTGAAGATCTTCAAAATAAAATTGCCGCCGGCGAGGTGGTGGAACGTCCGGCATCTGTTGTAAAGGAATTGGTAGAAAATAGTCTTGATGCTAATGCGAAAACTATTACGATTGTGGTTGAACAAGGTGGAGAAAAACTCATTCAGGTAACGGACGATGGTTCGGGAATTCCATCGGAGGAATTGACGCTTGCAGTCCAGCGATATACTACGAGCAAAATTGAAGAAGCAGACGATTTATTTAATATCCAGACTCTGGGATTCCGGGGAGAGGGACTTGCAAGTATTGCTGCCGTGGCTGAAATAGAATTAGCATCTTGTACGAATGAAGAGGGGCATACCATCAAAGTAAAAAACGGGCAAGCAGGCGCGATTGAACCGGCTGCTGGTGTTAGGGGAACCCAAGTGACGGTTCGCAACCTGTTTTACAATACGCCTGCCCGTAAAAAATTCCTGAAAAAACCGCGTACCGAATTCCGAAAGATTGTAGATATGGTGCGACGATTTTCTCTCATGTATCCCGAAAACGGATTTAAACTTATTTCGGAAAATCGAAACGTTTTGGATCTCAAA is part of the Candidatus Neomarinimicrobiota bacterium genome and harbors:
- a CDS encoding BamA/TamA family outer membrane protein; the protein is MSWLSVGSVTLLIFSNFVRSEPSSIFVSQVQFLGNGSIKAKQLHSVIELHEPRIFSQKEFDPRIQKLDAISLRTYYVSNGFLSATVNDSFSIIDDKATLNYTINEGKQYFLQSIDVKGNKAIPTGIITSILGLIIDEPFNPIKVNSQMQTLEETYQEHGKYYVSFDFLPEIKDSVNALLLIEEGPNLTVDKISIDNIDSSEQYLVGRELLINEGENLKKSTIDNSKRRILETGIFSFVSIVPDLGTPSDSSVEVSVHVKPFKERRVIQSDGGFDKIEISDGLLPVPGIGGNLEWLNRSIFGSTNRISSKISADLPIEEQFHYPRLRVDANLSNQWIGSLRIPTRFKSFFHMFKNFADLEGPFIFRYGMQITTIHKFGERSYISMGVKWEKFEEPEELKENIEQKKVDIHYKLDQTNNPFFPSKGSIISIKINSTGGFLGGNREFLKFELDARKYINIFGKTILALRGNYGILQGWDNSDEQYEEILFDKFYLGGSTNLRAWDPLEFSVVTDSLGNSTNTPKGETFRFFINSEIRFPIYGLIGGVIFMDGGKLDVAEKWNSLADFQWDGGFGATLKTPLGPVRLEYASQLKDPSEWRIHLGVLYAF
- a CDS encoding tetratricopeptide repeat protein codes for the protein MKNIHIIIAVSGLLLVGMNCGKPLTAEALFTQAETKRNVSNNSGAIEDLSKLLELYPDHDLASKTQYFIGDIYMNNIKDFEAAITAYKKVVESYSGSGLEANAQFMVGFIYANYIQNLDSAKKEYDQFLNQFPDHDLYDDVQFELQYLGKDINQIDALKNIAS
- a CDS encoding MoxR family ATPase, which codes for MSDFSLSEINEKISARSGFVDELKKGLGQVIVGQTELVEKIIISLLANGHILLEGVPGLAKTLIVKTISQLIDTQFQRIQFTPDMLPADLLGTLIFNQKTSSFEIRKGPIFSNIILADEINRAPSKVQSALLEAMQERQITIGEESFILDQPFLVLATQNPIEQEGTYPLPEAQVDRFMLKLKVDYPSKEEERIILRKSAKTHVVDLVKPVISSDEILDAQSLLNEIYVDEKVEEYVLNLIFATRDPEGSGMGDLGGLIEYGASPRATINLVLGAKARAFLQHRGYITPEDVRYIAMDVLRHRIILNFEAEAEELTPEDIIQRLLETVIIP
- a CDS encoding DUF58 domain-containing protein is translated as MIPREILKKVRQIEIRTRGLVNDLFGGEYHSVFKGRGMAFSEVREYVPGDDIRLIDWNVTARTGAPFIKIFEEERELSVILMVDMSGSGQFGSKSRLKTELAAELASVLGFSAIKNNDKVGVIFFTDDVEKYIPPKKGRSHILRVIREILYFKPEKKGTSLQNALDFLLHTSHRRSVVFLISDFMNEGYWKSLKIANRKHDLIGIQIHDHAEDNIPNLGMVKVKDPETSEVFWIDTSSTSDRQAIKELRQKSKDDFLKTCRKNRFDLIPISTQDDYVEPLMNYFRLREKRF
- the efp gene encoding elongation factor P, coding for MATTSEIKKGAVLLHKGKRMKVIEFLHVKPGKGGAFVRTKMKDIQTGKIFDETFNASAKIELIRVDAKTMQYLYADGEDFIFMDNHTYEQLLVAGNTVGEAKHYLIAGQEADLLFDGSEILDIRLPAHAILEVTHTEPGIRGNTATGATKPATLETGYEVQVPLFVDEGDKLKVDTRTGAYVERAKL
- the accB gene encoding acetyl-CoA carboxylase biotin carboxyl carrier protein — its product is MWKDKVKEIIYILENSDVEEIDITFWGKRIRVSKSGGSYKMSGPPVENAIELSPGLSDKPLVPQSESPAESIDGESILSPMPGTFYRSPTPEADPFINEGDIVKMGQTLCIIEAMKIMNEIEAEQDGVIQKITAQDGNPVEFNQPLFVIKPS
- the accC gene encoding acetyl-CoA carboxylase biotin carboxylase subunit translates to MFKKILIANRGEIALRIIRACHELGIKTVAVYSTADELSLHVKFADEAVCIGPPSSKDSYLNIPRIIAAGEITNADAIHPGYGFLSENAEFSRITEDNDFTFIGPTPETILAMGNKSHAKDTMKAAGIPVIPGSDGIIKDVSEGKKLASEMGYPVMIKASSGGGGKGMRFVENEAAFDNAFDTAKNEALVSFGDGDVYLEKFLVNPRHIEVQILADSNGNVVHLGERECTIQRRHQKLIEESPSVAVDTEMRAKMGALAVKGTEAVNYVGVGTMEFLMDKNKDFYFMEMNTRIQVEHPVTEMVMGADLIKQQIRMHWGEPLPEYVNDLQIRGHAIECRINAEDPAKNFIPSPATISSFHLPGGKGVRVDTHAYAGYEIPTYYDSMIGKLIVHASDRGKAINRMQRALEECIIEGPKTTIPFHQAIMKDKQFQSGEFDTGFLETFEYNPPNN
- the gcvH gene encoding glycine cleavage system protein GcvH, which translates into the protein MTIPNDLKYTKDHEWVKMHDGSVTVGITDYAQKELGDIVFVEFPELNDHITKDEPFGTIEAVKTVADLFAPLSGEIININDEIEDAPDFVNSDPYGDGWLVKIKIPDESEWNLLMSASDYENYLKNDS
- a CDS encoding geranylgeranylglyceryl/heptaprenylglyceryl phosphate synthase, whose product is MNSSVFKTLLKTAEKRGACYIILLDPDRKNEHTLEARLKAAHDAGVDAIFVGGSLMMDGKYHERIKRIKESSTVPVIFFPGGANQLNEHFDAILFTAVLSGRNPHYLIGEQVIAAPIVKDLGLEVIPTSYLLFDGGAHSTVEFMSGTQPLPLHRPDIAVAHALASEYLGKKLIYLEAGSGAHESVPDETIKRICSQVSVPVIVGGGIKTPEDARRKVEAGATFIVTGTAVEESDSSDLMQAFSNAVHVKE